A single region of the Pantoea phytobeneficialis genome encodes:
- a CDS encoding ABC transporter substrate-binding protein, whose product MKSHKSLHALFGAAIALCSLSFTTVAVSQDNPYGLLSPGHLRVASVGDAKPYTFTDASGQFTGFDVEFFKNVAHRMGIDQVDFVGQDFSAILPAVANGQFDAGVAAIGITPAREKTVDFSTGYLAGYLTVLTRSDSGVKDVASLAKHRLGVIQGTLQESYAVQHFTQTDIVRFPDNNTAVSALNNGTLDAVFLDYEAAKSYAERFKLVSAADIPSFNAPAGVAIAKDKSAFKAALDKAIKAAMQDGTWKQLYQKWFPGSPMPKQYLPDGQ is encoded by the coding sequence ATGAAATCGCATAAATCCCTGCACGCGCTGTTCGGCGCGGCCATCGCCTTGTGTTCGCTTTCCTTTACCACCGTTGCTGTAAGTCAGGACAATCCTTACGGCCTGCTCTCTCCCGGCCATCTGCGCGTCGCCAGCGTTGGCGACGCCAAACCCTATACCTTCACCGACGCCAGCGGCCAGTTCACCGGCTTTGATGTGGAGTTTTTCAAAAATGTCGCCCATCGCATGGGTATCGATCAGGTGGATTTTGTCGGTCAGGATTTCTCCGCCATTCTGCCTGCGGTGGCGAATGGCCAGTTTGATGCTGGCGTCGCCGCCATCGGGATCACCCCGGCGCGCGAAAAAACCGTCGATTTCTCCACCGGCTATCTCGCCGGTTATTTGACGGTGCTGACGCGCAGTGACAGCGGCGTTAAGGATGTCGCCAGCCTGGCGAAACATCGCCTTGGCGTGATTCAGGGGACATTGCAGGAAAGCTATGCGGTGCAGCACTTCACCCAGACGGACATCGTCCGTTTCCCGGATAACAACACCGCCGTCTCCGCGCTGAATAACGGCACGCTGGATGCGGTGTTCCTTGATTATGAAGCGGCGAAAAGTTATGCCGAGCGCTTCAAACTGGTCTCCGCCGCGGATATCCCCTCGTTCAATGCGCCTGCGGGCGTCGCCATCGCCAAAGACAAATCCGCATTCAAAGCGGCGCTGGACAAAGCCATCAAAGCCGCCATGCAGGATGGCACCTGGAAACAGCTGTATCAAAAGTGGTTTCCCGGCTCGCCCATGCCAAAACAGTATCTGCCTGACGGCCAGTAG
- a CDS encoding amino acid ABC transporter permease, whose product MDVLTILSRTFFDIPSMMEVLPQLLATGLVNTLIISLAATLLGTLLGLLLALLGISPSRWVRLPARMYTDLFRGLPSILTILLIGQGLARFSYQLFGPSPYPLGIFALSLIASAYMGEIFRAGIQSVERGQMEACRALGMSYSRAMRLVVIPQGIRRVLPAIVNQFIAIIKDSSLVYLLGLMTNQRELFRVGQDAAVLTGNLSPLMLAGLFYLIITVPLTHMVNYVDVRYRTGRRRRSAPQSGLKEVEEVQKPTNNALFSSLGGNHD is encoded by the coding sequence ATGGACGTCCTGACAATTCTTTCCCGTACCTTCTTTGATATTCCGTCGATGATGGAGGTGTTGCCGCAGTTGCTGGCGACCGGCCTGGTCAACACCCTGATTATCTCACTTGCCGCCACCCTGCTCGGCACATTGCTGGGACTGCTGCTCGCGCTGCTGGGGATCTCCCCGTCACGCTGGGTACGCCTGCCCGCACGGATGTATACCGACCTGTTTCGCGGCCTGCCGTCGATTCTCACTATTTTGCTGATCGGTCAGGGATTAGCGCGCTTCAGTTATCAACTGTTTGGCCCGTCGCCCTACCCGCTGGGTATTTTCGCCCTCAGCCTGATTGCCAGCGCCTATATGGGGGAGATCTTCCGGGCCGGGATTCAGAGCGTAGAACGCGGCCAGATGGAAGCCTGTCGTGCACTCGGTATGAGTTATAGCCGGGCGATGCGGCTGGTGGTGATCCCACAGGGGATCCGCCGTGTGCTGCCCGCCATTGTTAACCAGTTTATCGCCATCATCAAAGATTCCTCGCTGGTGTATCTGCTCGGGTTGATGACTAACCAGCGTGAACTGTTTCGCGTCGGCCAGGATGCAGCGGTGCTGACCGGTAATCTGTCGCCGCTGATGCTGGCCGGGTTGTTCTATCTGATCATCACCGTGCCGCTGACCCATATGGTGAACTACGTCGATGTGCGTTATCGCACCGGACGCCGTCGCCGCAGCGCGCCACAAAGCGGTCTGAAGGAAGTGGAGGAAGTGCAGAAACCCACGAATAACGCGCTGTTCAGCAGCCTGGGAGGCAATCATGACTGA
- a CDS encoding amino acid ABC transporter ATP-binding protein, translating into MTEASWKGASLELRNLSLAYGPIEVLRRVSLTVAPGTTTCIIGPSGSGKSTLLRGINRLHEPQSGDVLLAGRSVLRDKPDALRLRIGMVFQHFNLFPDHSALENVALAPWKVKGLPKSQAMAIARQRLDEVGLGQRADHHPRDLSGGQQQRVAIARALAMDPEVMLFDEATSALDPELVKGVLTLMADLCRRGMTMVVVTHEMGFARKVADQVVFMDEGEIIEAGSPAALFDNPQSPRLQRFLSEVL; encoded by the coding sequence ATGACTGAGGCAAGCTGGAAAGGTGCCAGCCTGGAGTTGCGGAATTTGTCACTGGCTTATGGTCCGATTGAGGTGTTGCGTCGGGTATCCCTGACAGTGGCTCCCGGCACCACCACCTGCATCATCGGGCCGTCCGGTTCCGGTAAATCCACCCTGCTGCGCGGCATCAACCGACTGCACGAGCCACAATCCGGCGATGTGTTGCTGGCCGGACGCTCGGTGTTGCGTGACAAACCCGATGCCCTGCGCCTGCGGATTGGCATGGTGTTTCAGCATTTCAACCTGTTTCCCGATCATAGCGCGCTGGAAAACGTGGCGCTGGCCCCGTGGAAAGTGAAAGGTTTGCCAAAATCCCAGGCGATGGCCATCGCCCGCCAGCGCCTGGACGAAGTGGGACTGGGCCAGCGTGCCGATCATCATCCGCGCGATCTGTCTGGCGGTCAGCAACAGCGCGTGGCGATCGCCAGAGCACTGGCAATGGATCCGGAAGTGATGCTGTTTGATGAAGCTACGTCGGCACTGGATCCCGAGCTGGTGAAAGGTGTGCTGACCCTGATGGCGGATTTGTGTCGGCGCGGTATGACGATGGTGGTGGTGACGCATGAGATGGGGTTTGCGCGCAAAGTCGCCGATCAGGTGGTGTTTATGGACGAAGGCGAGATTATCGAAGCAGGCAGCCCGGCAGCGCTGTTTGATAACCCGCAGTCGCCGCGTCTGCAACGTTTTCTTTCTGAAGTGCTGTGA
- a CDS encoding NAD(P)/FAD-dependent oxidoreductase, whose amino-acid sequence MAVKKVVVMGGGVLGVSSALQLAQRGIAVTLVTEAALCSGASGRSLSWLNSAGERSTAYHALRMAGIDRYRTLFAQDPTRDWLRFDGAVFWTTGDGTALRARHAYEKAHGYDSHLVSCDDLPQIKPDAFSGEAIINPGEGWVSLPDLMTYLADKLRGLGGEIIEGAGPAQVVTHEGRACGVRWQGGELAADAVLVACGPATPDVVAPLGVQIPNGSPLSMLVITQPAGQKLTAVLNTPRVAVRPDPGNRLALDHDWYEHDIQPLATGGFTIDEKVVQQLVGEAKKLLPDGADLQAQSWKIGYKPIPGDGEPVLGELQKVPGCFVAFTHSGATLALIVGELLAEEIVSGEQHPMLATFRPERFS is encoded by the coding sequence ATGGCGGTAAAAAAAGTGGTGGTAATGGGTGGCGGCGTGCTGGGCGTGTCCAGTGCACTGCAACTGGCGCAACGCGGCATCGCGGTGACGCTGGTGACAGAGGCTGCGTTATGTTCCGGCGCATCGGGGCGTTCGCTGTCGTGGCTCAACTCGGCAGGGGAACGATCAACGGCCTATCATGCGCTGCGTATGGCGGGTATCGACCGCTACCGCACGCTGTTTGCCCAAGATCCGACGCGTGACTGGTTGCGCTTTGATGGCGCGGTGTTCTGGACCACGGGAGATGGCACGGCTCTCCGGGCGCGACATGCGTATGAAAAAGCCCACGGCTATGACTCACATCTTGTTAGCTGTGACGATCTGCCACAAATCAAACCCGATGCATTTAGCGGAGAAGCGATTATTAATCCGGGCGAGGGTTGGGTCAGTTTACCCGACCTGATGACTTATCTGGCGGATAAGCTCCGGGGACTGGGTGGCGAGATTATCGAGGGAGCCGGACCGGCTCAGGTGGTTACCCACGAAGGCCGTGCCTGCGGTGTGCGTTGGCAAGGGGGCGAGTTAGCGGCGGATGCGGTGCTGGTGGCCTGCGGTCCCGCCACGCCAGATGTGGTGGCCCCGTTGGGTGTACAAATCCCCAATGGTTCGCCACTCTCGATGTTGGTGATCACCCAACCTGCGGGGCAAAAATTAACTGCTGTGTTGAACACGCCGCGCGTGGCGGTACGTCCTGATCCCGGCAACCGGCTGGCACTGGATCATGACTGGTATGAACACGACATCCAGCCGCTTGCCACCGGTGGATTTACTATCGATGAAAAGGTGGTGCAGCAACTGGTGGGTGAAGCGAAAAAACTCCTGCCAGACGGTGCGGATTTGCAGGCGCAAAGCTGGAAGATCGGTTACAAACCGATTCCTGGCGACGGTGAACCGGTGCTGGGCGAGTTGCAAAAGGTGCCGGGTTGTTTTGTCGCCTTTACCCATTCCGGGGCGACACTGGCGTTGATCGTCGGGGAGCTGCTGGCGGAGGAGATCGTGAGCGGCGAACAGCACCCGATGCTGGCCACCTTCCGGCCAGAACGTTTTAGCTGA
- a CDS encoding cupin domain-containing protein: MNGLSRRHFIGALSGLALSAPVLFNRYASAAPAADNVKLLRLERNNWVPNNPHLPVIFYQGVLPPSPAMTAPTESLFENNDWPPQWVASIFSFHHYHSTAHEVLGCVSGHAKVMLGGPGGEVITMTAGDVALLPAGTGHCNQGSSEDFQVVGAYPPHQQWDICRTAPTSEMLQRISRLPFPESDPVSGRHGPLTQSWQQG; encoded by the coding sequence ATGAATGGTTTATCTCGTCGTCACTTTATCGGAGCGTTGTCCGGCCTTGCATTGAGTGCGCCTGTGCTGTTCAACCGCTATGCCAGCGCTGCACCTGCGGCAGACAACGTCAAACTGCTGCGCTTAGAACGCAACAACTGGGTGCCAAATAACCCCCATCTGCCGGTTATTTTTTATCAAGGCGTGTTACCCCCTTCGCCTGCAATGACGGCCCCAACCGAAAGTTTATTTGAGAACAACGACTGGCCGCCGCAGTGGGTCGCGTCCATTTTCAGCTTTCATCATTATCACAGCACCGCCCATGAAGTGCTGGGGTGCGTCAGCGGTCATGCGAAAGTGATGTTGGGAGGACCAGGAGGTGAAGTTATCACGATGACGGCAGGTGATGTCGCTCTGCTCCCCGCCGGCACCGGGCATTGTAACCAGGGCAGCAGCGAGGATTTCCAGGTAGTGGGGGCCTATCCGCCCCATCAACAATGGGATATCTGCCGCACGGCACCGACCTCAGAGATGTTGCAACGTATCAGCCGGTTACCGTTCCCGGAGAGCGATCCGGTTAGCGGACGTCATGGTCCCCTGACACAGAGTTGGCAACAGGGGTAA
- a CDS encoding type II toxin-antitoxin system RelE/ParE family toxin yields the protein MKTIKHYLTPGGRDLYADFFSKIRDSIAKAKIASRVNRMATGNFGDHKPCREGVWELRIDQGAGYRVYYSIVDGEVVLLLLAGDKRTQDADINAAVSCLKDYLSR from the coding sequence TTGAAAACGATAAAACACTATTTAACACCTGGCGGCAGGGACCTGTACGCTGACTTTTTCAGCAAAATTCGTGATTCAATTGCCAAAGCAAAAATTGCATCCCGCGTTAACCGAATGGCTACGGGGAACTTTGGTGATCATAAGCCCTGCCGTGAAGGAGTGTGGGAACTCAGAATCGACCAGGGAGCGGGATATCGTGTTTATTACAGTATCGTTGATGGCGAAGTCGTACTGTTACTTCTGGCTGGAGACAAACGCACTCAGGATGCAGACATCAATGCAGCAGTCAGCTGTCTGAAAGATTATTTATCGAGGTGA
- a CDS encoding addiction module antidote protein, which translates to MVKSRLHDDAMVEILRDDPSFAQAYLHQAFLDIDEEGGQEAFLMALRHIVEARGGMATIAEKAGVSRETLYRTLSPAGNPTLKTLRSVVNATGFQFSHLACN; encoded by the coding sequence ATGGTTAAGTCCCGTTTACATGATGACGCAATGGTTGAGATCCTGCGTGACGATCCCTCTTTTGCCCAGGCATACCTACACCAGGCATTCCTTGATATAGATGAAGAAGGTGGCCAGGAGGCTTTTTTGATGGCACTGCGTCATATTGTTGAGGCCCGAGGGGGTATGGCGACCATCGCAGAGAAAGCGGGAGTTTCGCGCGAGACACTATACAGAACCCTATCGCCAGCAGGTAATCCAACCTTAAAAACGTTGCGTAGTGTGGTTAATGCAACCGGTTTCCAATTTTCTCACCTGGCATGTAACTAA
- a CDS encoding CusA/CzcA family heavy metal efflux RND transporter yields MIEWIIRRSVANRFLVMMGVVFLSLWGGWTIINTPVDALPDLSDVQVIIKTSYPGQAPQIVENQVTYPLTTTMLSVPGAKTVRGFSQFGDSYVYVIFADGTDLYWARSRVLEYLNQVQGKLPAGVSSEIGPDATGVGWIYEYALVDHSGKHDLAELRSLQDWFLKYELKTIPDVAEVASVGGVVKQYQIQVNPVQLAQYGISLAEVKSAIEASNQEAGGSSVEIAEAEYMVRASGYLKTLDDFNHIVLKTTANGVPVTLGEVARVQTGPEMRRGIAELNGEGEVAGGVIILRSGKNAREVIGAVREKLATLKHSLPAGVEVVTTYDRSQLIDRAIDNLSHKLLEEFLVVALVCALFLWHVRSALVAIISLPLGLCIAFIVMHFQGLNANIMSLGGIAIAVGAMVDAAIVMIENAHKRLEEWQHQHPDTPIDSASRWKVITDASVEVGPALFISLLIITLSFIPIFTLEGQEGRLFGPLAFTKTYAMAGAAALAIIVIPILMGLWIRGKIPAETRNPLNRVLIKMYHPLLLKVLHWPKLTLVAAALSILTVWWPLSQVGGEFLPKINEGDLLYMPSTLPGVSPGQAAALLQTTDKLIKTVPEVASVFGKTGKAETATDAAPLEMVETTIQLKPESEWRPGMTLDKIIDELDARVRLPGLANLWVPPIRNRIDMLSTGIKSPIGIKVSGTSLADIDDSAQRIEAVAKTVPGVVSALAERLQGGRYIDVDINREKAARYGMTVGDVQLFVSSAIGGTTVGETVEGVARYPINMRYPQGYRDSPAALRQLPILTPMKQQITLGDVADVRVVTGPTMLKTENARPASWIYIDARGRDMVSVVEDLKTAIAGQVTLKPGTSVAFSGQFELLEHANKKLKLMVPMTVMIIFILLYLAFRRVDEALLILMSLPFALVGGIWFLWWQGFHLSVATGTGFIALAGVAAEFGVVMLMYLRHAIEADPALAHPTTFTQQGLDKALYQGAVLRVRPKAMTVAVIIAGLLPILWGSGAGSEVMSRIAAPMIGGMITAPLLSLFIIPAAYKLIWLRRQRLIKG; encoded by the coding sequence ATGATTGAATGGATTATCCGACGTTCGGTCGCCAACCGCTTTCTGGTGATGATGGGCGTGGTGTTTCTCAGCCTCTGGGGCGGCTGGACTATCATCAACACCCCGGTTGATGCCTTGCCCGATCTTTCTGATGTGCAGGTGATCATCAAAACCAGCTATCCCGGCCAGGCACCGCAGATTGTGGAAAACCAGGTCACTTATCCGCTCACCACCACCATGCTGTCCGTGCCGGGCGCGAAAACGGTGCGCGGTTTTTCACAGTTTGGCGACTCGTATGTTTATGTGATTTTTGCTGACGGTACCGACCTGTACTGGGCGCGATCCCGGGTGCTGGAGTACCTGAACCAGGTGCAGGGAAAATTACCGGCTGGCGTCAGTTCCGAGATCGGCCCGGACGCCACCGGTGTCGGCTGGATTTATGAGTATGCGCTGGTGGATCACAGCGGTAAGCACGATCTGGCCGAGTTGCGTTCCTTGCAGGATTGGTTCCTGAAATACGAACTGAAAACCATTCCGGATGTGGCGGAAGTTGCCTCGGTGGGCGGGGTGGTGAAGCAGTACCAGATTCAGGTCAATCCGGTGCAACTGGCGCAATACGGTATCAGCCTGGCGGAAGTTAAATCGGCGATTGAAGCCTCCAATCAGGAAGCGGGCGGTTCCTCGGTGGAAATCGCCGAAGCGGAATATATGGTGCGGGCCAGTGGCTACCTGAAAACCCTGGACGACTTCAATCATATCGTATTGAAAACCACCGCCAACGGGGTGCCGGTCACGCTGGGTGAGGTGGCGCGGGTACAGACTGGACCGGAAATGCGGCGAGGTATCGCTGAACTTAACGGTGAAGGCGAAGTGGCTGGCGGAGTGATTATCCTGCGCTCCGGCAAAAACGCGCGTGAGGTGATTGGTGCGGTGCGTGAAAAACTCGCTACCCTGAAACACAGCCTGCCCGCCGGGGTTGAGGTGGTGACCACCTATGACCGCAGCCAGTTGATCGATCGTGCCATCGATAACCTGAGCCACAAGTTGCTGGAGGAATTTCTGGTGGTGGCGCTGGTGTGCGCGTTGTTCCTGTGGCATGTGCGCTCGGCGCTGGTGGCGATTATCTCGTTGCCGCTCGGGTTGTGTATCGCCTTTATCGTGATGCATTTCCAGGGGTTGAATGCCAACATCATGTCGCTGGGCGGTATCGCCATTGCGGTGGGGGCGATGGTGGATGCGGCGATTGTGATGATTGAAAACGCCCACAAACGGCTTGAAGAGTGGCAACATCAGCACCCGGACACGCCCATCGACAGCGCAAGTCGCTGGAAGGTGATTACCGATGCCTCCGTCGAAGTTGGACCGGCGTTGTTTATCAGCCTGCTGATTATTACCTTGTCGTTTATCCCGATTTTCACCCTTGAAGGCCAGGAAGGGCGGCTGTTTGGCCCGCTGGCGTTTACCAAAACCTATGCGATGGCTGGCGCGGCGGCGCTGGCGATTATCGTCATCCCGATTCTGATGGGGCTGTGGATCAGAGGCAAAATCCCGGCGGAAACCCGCAACCCGCTTAACCGGGTATTGATCAAAATGTATCACCCGCTGCTGCTGAAGGTGCTGCACTGGCCGAAGCTGACGTTAGTGGCGGCCGCGTTGTCAATCCTGACCGTGTGGTGGCCGCTAAGTCAGGTAGGGGGGGAATTCCTGCCAAAAATTAACGAAGGCGATCTGCTCTATATGCCTTCGACCTTGCCGGGCGTGTCACCGGGACAGGCGGCGGCGTTGTTGCAGACTACCGATAAACTGATCAAAACCGTACCCGAAGTGGCCTCGGTGTTCGGCAAAACCGGTAAAGCGGAAACCGCCACCGATGCGGCACCGCTGGAGATGGTGGAAACCACGATTCAACTGAAACCGGAAAGCGAGTGGCGGCCAGGCATGACCCTCGACAAAATTATCGATGAACTGGACGCCAGGGTGCGCCTGCCAGGCCTGGCAAACCTGTGGGTGCCGCCGATTCGCAATCGCATCGATATGCTCTCCACCGGGATTAAAAGCCCGATAGGCATCAAGGTGTCCGGCACGTCGCTTGCGGATATCGATGACAGCGCGCAGCGTATTGAAGCGGTGGCAAAAACCGTGCCCGGCGTGGTGTCAGCCCTGGCGGAACGTCTGCAAGGCGGGCGTTACATTGATGTGGATATCAATCGGGAAAAAGCGGCACGTTATGGCATGACGGTGGGCGATGTACAGTTATTTGTCTCTTCAGCGATTGGTGGCACCACGGTGGGTGAAACGGTGGAAGGCGTGGCGCGTTATCCGATTAACATGCGCTACCCGCAAGGTTACCGCGATAGCCCGGCAGCGCTACGGCAGTTACCGATCCTCACCCCGATGAAACAACAAATCACCCTGGGAGATGTGGCGGATGTCCGGGTGGTTACTGGCCCCACCATGTTGAAAACTGAGAATGCCCGACCCGCCAGTTGGATCTACATCGATGCCCGTGGTCGTGACATGGTCTCCGTGGTGGAGGATCTTAAAACCGCGATTGCCGGGCAGGTCACGCTGAAGCCAGGCACCAGCGTCGCCTTCTCCGGTCAGTTTGAGTTGCTGGAACATGCCAACAAGAAGCTGAAACTGATGGTGCCGATGACGGTGATGATTATCTTTATCCTGCTGTATCTGGCATTTCGCCGCGTTGATGAAGCTCTGCTGATCCTGATGAGCCTGCCTTTCGCGCTGGTGGGCGGCATTTGGTTTCTCTGGTGGCAGGGATTCCATCTGTCGGTGGCGACCGGCACCGGGTTTATTGCGCTGGCCGGGGTGGCGGCGGAATTTGGTGTGGTGATGTTGATGTATCTGCGCCATGCCATCGAGGCGGATCCTGCGCTGGCTCACCCGACCACCTTCACGCAGCAAGGGCTGGATAAAGCGTTGTATCAGGGGGCGGTGCTGCGTGTACGGCCGAAAGCGATGACGGTTGCGGTGATCATTGCGGGCCTGCTGCCGATTCTGTGGGGGAGTGGGGCGGGATCGGAGGTGATGAGCCGTATCGCTGCGCCCATGATCGGCGGCATGATCACCGCGCCGCTGTTGTCGCTGTTTATCATCCCTGCGGCTTATAAACTGATCTGGCTGCGTCGCCAGCGGTTAATTAAAGGGTAA
- a CDS encoding efflux RND transporter periplasmic adaptor subunit, whose product MASLTYKYAAVALGGLIIGGLIVAAAFPYFTTSEKAVSPTAERKVLFWYDPMKPDTKFDKPGKSPFMDMDLVPKYADEGDAANSNGIRIDPVQVQNLGMKTVQVSKGRLQYSRTLPANVSFNDYQFVIVQARADGFVEKVYPLTLGDKVPKGTPLIDITIPEWVTAQSEYLLLSSSGGSTTQVKGILERLRLAGMPEEDIQRLRTSRSIQTRFTIKAPIDGVITAFDLRSGMNISKDKVVAQIQGMDPVWISAAVPEAVAGLLNDHSRFAVSVPAYPNHSFRIEKWTLLPSVDQTTRTLQVRLQVDNRDELLKPGMNAFLQLQSQSDEMLLIPSQAVIDTGDEQRVITVDHAGRFVPKAIRVLQATSQQTGIADGLQEGESIVANGLFLIDSEANISGALARMRQAEHDHD is encoded by the coding sequence ATGGCATCGTTAACCTATAAATATGCTGCTGTGGCTCTCGGTGGTTTGATAATCGGCGGGCTGATCGTGGCAGCAGCTTTCCCTTATTTTACCACCAGCGAAAAAGCCGTTTCTCCCACAGCAGAGCGCAAAGTTTTATTCTGGTATGACCCGATGAAACCCGATACGAAATTCGACAAGCCGGGTAAGTCTCCCTTTATGGATATGGACCTGGTGCCGAAATACGCCGATGAGGGCGACGCGGCAAACAGCAACGGTATCCGTATTGATCCGGTGCAGGTGCAGAACCTTGGCATGAAGACGGTACAAGTCAGCAAAGGTCGCCTGCAATATAGCCGTACCCTTCCGGCCAACGTCAGTTTTAACGATTATCAGTTTGTGATTGTTCAGGCGCGCGCCGATGGGTTTGTGGAGAAGGTATACCCGCTCACCCTTGGCGATAAGGTGCCAAAAGGCACACCGCTGATCGATATTACTATTCCTGAATGGGTCACGGCGCAGAGCGAATATTTGTTGCTGTCCAGTAGCGGTGGGTCGACAACCCAGGTGAAAGGAATTCTGGAGCGTTTGCGTCTGGCGGGAATGCCGGAAGAAGATATCCAGCGTTTACGCACCTCGCGCAGCATTCAGACCCGTTTCACCATCAAAGCGCCGATTGATGGCGTGATTACCGCCTTTGATCTGCGCAGCGGCATGAACATTTCGAAAGACAAGGTGGTCGCACAGATTCAGGGCATGGACCCGGTATGGATCAGCGCGGCGGTGCCGGAAGCGGTCGCCGGATTGCTGAACGACCATTCCCGGTTTGCCGTGTCGGTGCCGGCCTATCCGAACCACTCGTTCAGGATCGAAAAATGGACCCTTTTGCCGAGTGTTGATCAGACCACGCGCACGCTTCAGGTGCGCCTGCAAGTGGATAACCGTGATGAATTGCTGAAACCCGGCATGAATGCGTTTTTGCAACTGCAAAGCCAAAGCGACGAGATGTTGCTGATCCCGTCCCAGGCGGTGATCGATACCGGTGATGAACAGCGCGTGATTACCGTGGATCACGCGGGGCGCTTTGTGCCGAAAGCCATTCGCGTGTTGCAGGCCACATCGCAACAAACCGGCATTGCTGACGGGTTGCAGGAAGGGGAATCCATTGTGGCCAACGGACTCTTCCTGATTGACTCGGAAGCCAATATCAGCGGAGCGTTGGCGCGGATGCGTCAGGCGGAGCACGACCATGATTGA
- a CDS encoding copper-binding protein produces the protein MLLPGVQASEQHAAIAQQVINASGVVKQIDLVNKKITIAHEEIPALGWPAMTMRFTFTTQDDSINALKVGSPVSFSFIQQGNISLLQSINIG, from the coding sequence ATGCTGCTGCCCGGTGTGCAGGCGAGTGAGCAGCACGCCGCCATAGCGCAGCAGGTCATTAACGCCAGCGGCGTGGTCAAACAGATTGATCTGGTGAATAAAAAAATCACCATCGCTCATGAAGAGATCCCGGCACTTGGCTGGCCTGCCATGACCATGCGCTTTACCTTTACCACTCAGGACGACAGCATCAATGCCTTAAAGGTGGGTAGCCCGGTCAGCTTCTCGTTTATTCAGCAGGGGAATATTTCGCTGTTGCAGAGCATCAATATTGGATAA